From the genome of Shimia isoporae:
TCACCTTCGAAAAATTCGATCAGGATCTCGTCTGCGCCTTCGATCACATGGTTGTTGGTAACCACGTATCCGTCAGCAGAAATCACAAAACCGGACCCCAGCGCCGAGGTGCGGCGAGGACGATCACTGTTGCCCTGACGGTCCTGAAATTCACGGAAGAATTCCTCAAATGGTGAACCCTCCGGAACGATGCCTTGCGGACCGGTGCGGCCCGCAACCACAGTCGAAGTGGTGATGTTCACTACCGATGGACTGATTTCTTCTGCCAAGTCGGCAAAGCTATCGGGCCTTGCCTGCGCCGCCATTGCCTGAACAAGCAATGCCGTGGTGGCAACCAAAGCCACCATCATGGCCTTCATGTGCGTCATCTGCACTGGAAATGCCTTCGAAATCACGTTGGATCTCCTTGTTTGTTTGAAACCTACGGATAGGGCTGGTCTCCTATCGCTTGAGGCAAAGAATGGGACTTTGGTCTCGCAAGTGCAACCGCCGCCACATCGCGCGTTCACAATTGCGCGTGACCGTTCTGTGAATTGGGTTAAGCGACCGACCGGCGTTTAGACCCCAAGCGCCTTGGCAGTCCACACGAAGATCACACCAGCAATGACAGCCAAAAGGCCCAATGTCCTCCGCTGCCCTTCAGGCAAGGACCGCAACATCGCAAGCAAGTCCTCAACGACGGAAGGGGCCAGCACATAGACCAGCCCCTCCACAATTAACACTAGCCCAATCGCAAAAAGCGCGATGGCCATCAGTTGCGACCTTGATCGCTCTTCAGATAGTCAAAGAAATCGCTGTCCGGCGACATGACCATTGTCGAGTTATCCGCCTGCAGCGCGTTCCGATAGGCGTTTAGCGAGCGATAAAACTCGAAAAATTCCTGATCGGCGCCAAAGGCCTCGGCGAAAACCGCGTTGCGCTTCGCGTCTGCTTCACCGCGGGTGATCTCAGACTGACGACGCGCATCCGACACCAACTCGACCACAGTACGATCCGCCTGCGCACGAATACGCTGCGCGGCTTCGTTACCACGAGCGATCTCGTCTGCGGCTTCCCGTTCACGCTCAGCACGCATACGCGCGAAGGTCGCTTCAAGGTTGGCCTGCGGTAGGTCT
Proteins encoded in this window:
- a CDS encoding DUF2065 domain-containing protein, giving the protein MAIALFAIGLVLIVEGLVYVLAPSVVEDLLAMLRSLPEGQRRTLGLLAVIAGVIFVWTAKALGV